From one Comamonas piscis genomic stretch:
- a CDS encoding FAS1-like dehydratase domain-containing protein, whose translation MTVQTERSFPKITDAGLDDLRERIGKKIGATAEPWCYEATRDNIRHYAHGIGDDNPLWCDPDYAAKTKHGGILALPSFLFSTSRIVSGYVGGLPGVHAMWSGADWTWHKNVNRNDEIRTEAYLKDLIEHQTRFAGRAIQQVYHVDFFNQEGDKVAEADSWCFRTERDHAREVGTKYKDVRERQPRRYTPEEIGEACKLYANEEVRGAVPRYWEDVEEGQPLPTMFKGPMTVTGFIAYAQGWGGLYIRANKLAWKLIDAHPGVGITNRFGIPDVPERVHWEEDFALEVGAPGAYDYGPERTSWLTHHLTNWMGDDGFLRKAHCKIRRHNPEGDMLFIKGHVTKKWVENGKHLVEITQEARNQDDELSVLGSGVIELPSRS comes from the coding sequence ATGACTGTTCAAACCGAACGTTCCTTCCCAAAAATCACCGATGCAGGCCTTGACGACCTCCGCGAGCGCATCGGCAAAAAGATTGGTGCCACCGCAGAGCCATGGTGTTATGAGGCCACCCGCGACAACATCCGCCACTACGCCCACGGAATCGGCGATGACAACCCGCTGTGGTGCGACCCGGATTACGCGGCCAAAACCAAGCACGGTGGCATTCTGGCGCTGCCGAGCTTCCTCTTCTCCACCAGCCGTATCGTCTCCGGTTATGTGGGCGGCCTGCCCGGGGTGCATGCCATGTGGTCCGGTGCCGATTGGACCTGGCACAAGAACGTGAACCGCAACGATGAAATTCGCACCGAGGCTTACCTCAAGGACCTCATCGAGCACCAGACCCGATTTGCCGGCCGTGCCATCCAACAGGTCTACCACGTGGACTTCTTCAACCAGGAAGGGGACAAGGTCGCCGAAGCGGACAGCTGGTGCTTCCGTACCGAACGAGACCATGCGCGGGAGGTCGGTACAAAGTACAAAGATGTGCGCGAGCGCCAACCACGACGCTATACCCCCGAAGAGATTGGCGAGGCATGCAAGCTCTACGCCAATGAGGAAGTGCGTGGCGCCGTGCCCCGTTACTGGGAGGATGTCGAGGAAGGGCAGCCTCTGCCAACGATGTTCAAGGGACCGATGACGGTCACAGGCTTCATCGCCTATGCCCAGGGCTGGGGCGGTCTCTACATCCGTGCCAACAAGCTCGCGTGGAAGCTCATTGATGCGCATCCTGGTGTCGGCATCACCAACCGCTTCGGCATCCCCGACGTCCCTGAGCGTGTCCACTGGGAAGAGGACTTTGCACTGGAAGTGGGTGCCCCTGGTGCCTACGACTACGGCCCCGAGCGTACCTCTTGGCTCACCCACCATCTGACCAACTGGATGGGTGATGACGGTTTCCTCCGCAAAGCCCATTGCAAGATCCGTCGCCACAACCCAGAAGGCGACATGCTGTTCATCAAGGGCCATGTCACCAAGAAGTGGGTGGAGAACGGCAAGCACCTGGTTGAGATCACCCAGGAGGCGCGCAACCAAGACGACGAGCTGTCCGTCCTCGGCTCTGGCGTCATCGAGCTCCCATCGCGCAGCTAA
- a CDS encoding CaiB/BaiF CoA transferase family protein codes for MTNRHEDKSPAAALQGLRVLDLSRVLAGPLCAQMLADHGADVIKVEPPAGDETRKLGPPFAVTGDAAYYTAVNRGKRGVVLDLSTKSGQEDLLALLDGIDVLIENFVPGTMARWGLDYEKVLQPRFPRLVHCTVSGFGSDGPLGGLPGYDAVLQAMCGLMSINGDMQSGPTRIGIPIVDHLTGYTAFSGILLALYERSRSGMGQRVDAALFDAAMSLLVPHAANWMYSHQEPRLLGSAHPNISPYDKFLCTDGYIFLGILNDRQFKRFCDHVGLSHVLEDERFFSNAGRLQNRDALRELIEVALSSFSRDPLCAELMGCGVPAGPVNSVSEAFAQPHSRHRKMTVERDGYHGIGVPVKLSRTPGCPGSNPPRFGEHTAAIFHEGGVPPTLTCA; via the coding sequence GTGACAAATAGACATGAGGACAAGTCGCCAGCAGCTGCGCTCCAAGGCCTGCGCGTGCTCGACCTTTCTCGGGTACTCGCGGGGCCGCTGTGCGCCCAGATGCTGGCCGACCATGGGGCCGACGTTATCAAGGTAGAGCCACCAGCGGGCGATGAAACGCGCAAACTGGGCCCCCCTTTTGCCGTCACGGGCGATGCCGCCTACTACACCGCCGTCAACCGGGGCAAGCGTGGCGTGGTGCTTGACTTGTCGACCAAGTCAGGACAAGAGGACCTGCTGGCGTTATTGGACGGCATCGATGTTTTGATTGAAAACTTCGTCCCTGGAACCATGGCTCGGTGGGGGCTCGACTATGAAAAAGTACTGCAGCCACGCTTTCCAAGGCTGGTTCATTGCACGGTGTCGGGATTTGGGAGTGATGGACCTTTAGGCGGCCTGCCAGGCTATGACGCGGTGCTCCAAGCAATGTGTGGCCTGATGAGCATCAATGGCGACATGCAAAGTGGGCCCACGCGTATTGGCATTCCCATCGTTGACCACCTCACAGGTTACACGGCGTTCTCTGGAATCCTGCTGGCGCTCTATGAGCGGTCGCGCTCTGGCATGGGCCAAAGAGTCGACGCTGCGCTCTTCGACGCTGCGATGAGTTTGCTGGTCCCACATGCCGCAAACTGGATGTACTCACACCAAGAACCCAGACTCCTTGGCAGCGCACATCCAAACATCAGTCCCTACGACAAATTTCTGTGCACCGATGGCTACATTTTTCTGGGCATCCTCAACGACCGCCAGTTCAAGCGCTTTTGCGACCATGTCGGATTGAGCCATGTGCTGGAAGACGAACGGTTTTTTAGCAATGCCGGTCGCCTTCAGAACAGAGATGCCCTGCGGGAACTGATTGAAGTGGCACTCAGCAGTTTCTCTCGCGACCCATTGTGTGCCGAGCTCATGGGCTGCGGCGTTCCAGCTGGCCCTGTGAACTCAGTCTCAGAAGCGTTTGCCCAACCCCATTCACGCCACCGCAAGATGACCGTCGAGCGCGATGGCTACCACGGCATTGGCGTACCCGTGAAGCTATCCCGAACGCCTGGCTGTCCAGGATCGAATCCCCCGAGATTTGGTGAGCACACCGCAGCAATCTTTCACGAAGGAGGTGTGCCACCTACCTTGACCTGCGCCTAG
- a CDS encoding Bug family tripartite tricarboxylate transporter substrate binding protein, whose product MRVSTFIGGVVASLVMLQPSIAQTYPAKPIRLVVPYQAGQGTDVAARLVAEHLGKTLGQPFVVDNRAGAGGNIGAAEVARAAPDGYTLLMGTNGTHVLNKFLYASMPFDPEKDFEPIGLVSTFPMVVIANPAAPYAGIGDLLAAAKAKPGSVDVALPSTTARLVLELLQEKGKASLQSVPYKGSGTSMTDIIGGQVSVGIDTASAVRSFVSSGKLKVLGVTSLQQSSLLPQAQTVTSQGLDDFQVIAWNGLYAPRGTPPAILQRLSTELGKLLAQPDVRQRLLELGHEPSNGLPEELKTFAASERVKWGPLVKNAGLKVD is encoded by the coding sequence ATGAGAGTTAGCACGTTCATCGGAGGCGTCGTGGCCTCGCTCGTGATGCTGCAGCCGAGCATCGCACAAACCTACCCCGCCAAACCCATTCGACTGGTAGTCCCCTACCAAGCCGGACAAGGAACCGATGTTGCAGCACGGCTTGTCGCTGAGCATCTGGGCAAAACCTTGGGTCAGCCCTTTGTCGTGGACAACCGCGCAGGCGCTGGCGGCAACATTGGTGCGGCAGAGGTCGCTCGGGCAGCGCCGGATGGCTACACCCTGCTGATGGGAACCAACGGCACCCATGTACTCAATAAGTTCTTGTATGCCTCCATGCCTTTTGACCCAGAAAAGGACTTCGAACCCATTGGCCTCGTCAGCACGTTTCCGATGGTGGTCATTGCGAACCCTGCAGCACCCTACGCAGGAATCGGTGACCTGCTCGCCGCCGCCAAAGCCAAGCCAGGTTCTGTCGATGTCGCCCTGCCAAGCACCACCGCCCGCCTGGTCTTGGAACTGCTGCAAGAGAAAGGAAAAGCGTCCTTGCAAAGCGTTCCCTACAAAGGCTCCGGAACCTCCATGACCGACATCATTGGCGGACAGGTGAGCGTTGGCATCGACACGGCCAGTGCCGTTCGCTCATTCGTCAGCTCAGGCAAACTCAAAGTGCTTGGCGTCACCTCACTGCAGCAGTCTTCGCTGTTGCCGCAGGCCCAGACGGTGACGTCTCAGGGACTCGATGATTTCCAAGTTATCGCGTGGAATGGGCTGTATGCACCACGTGGAACGCCGCCGGCTATTCTGCAGAGGCTCAGCACAGAACTCGGCAAACTCCTGGCCCAGCCTGACGTGCGCCAGCGGCTTCTGGAGCTTGGCCATGAACCCTCGAATGGCCTTCCAGAAGAGCTGAAAACCTTTGCCGCTAGCGAGCGCGTCAAATGGGGCCCTCTGGTCAAGAACGCCGGACTGAAAGTCGACTGA